TAGTATTAATTCGGGGATTACGGGCGACGCTGAGATGCACATCCACTTCATTTGTAATGCTCTGAAAGTGACTAACTGCTTTTTCAATCTTTTGATGTACATACTCACGAATCGCATCGGTAATTTCAATATTTTTGCCGTGGATGACAAGCTTCATGTAAACTCTCCCACTGAATATTTCATGTGTGAATTTGCTTTGTATGAAAAGAAATTGCGGTAAGGTCTATTACTCCCGCCAAAACAAATTGTGAACTCTTGCTATTTACTGCCAGTAAGCTGTCTCTAAGCTTACTGCATCTGAGTTTTTACTCAATTATACCCTTGATTTCTTCCTCATCTCTGCGCTGATATCCAATTGGATTTGCACATAGAACTCTTTGGTGAGGAAATTTGAGCAGTAGCTCACGTAACTTTCTCTTGTGTTAAAAAAACGCTTACAGAACTATTGATAGTTGCTCCTTCTGTGTCTGGTTGAGGTTTTCCCACTGTTGATCAAAAACACGAGTCTTTGTAGAAGTTGATCTTGCTTGTATTTTAAACAAGATTATTAGAGTCATCAGCCAGTGCATAGTTCTTATTGTCTTGGCATGATGCTTATTGCAGAGAATTCCTCCTAAAAACCTATTGAGGTTGTATATTCAAGCTAGCACTTTGTATTTTCTAATGCATATTCCCTTGACCTTCCTTTAAAATCCTTTGCAAATCTTGACATTTTTTGACTCCAATCCTGTAAATTGAAATATATTTCGTCCTCAATGCAGTTGATTTTGGGCATAATCCGTAGTATGGAACCACACAAAAACCGTTGTTTGTTGTATAACCAAGGATTAATGCCTTACTTAGATGCTCATGGATGGCAGCGATCGCTCCTCACTAAGCGCATCCATGACCCTGGTCTAGATGACGTGTTAATTTTGCTAGAACATCCACCCGTTTACACTCTGGGGCAAGGAAGCAACTCAGATTTTCTCAAGTTTGACATTGACAAAAGTCAATATAATGTGCATCGAATTGAACGGGGTGGTGAGGTTACTTACCATTGTCCCGGTCAACTGGTAGGATATCCGATTTTAAATCTGCAACGTTATCGTAAAGACCTCCATTGGTACTTACGGCAACTCGAAGAAGTCATAATTCGCGTATTGGCAATTTATCGGTTGCAGGGAGAAAGAATTCCAGCTTTTACAGGCGTTTGGTTGCAAGGGCGAAAAGTTGCAGCTATTGGCATTAAAGTCAGTCGGTGGATTACCATGCATGGCTTTGCATTAAATGTTTGTCCAGACATGACAGGCTTTGAGCGCATCGTCCCCTGCGGTATTTCTGATAAACCTGTAGGTAGTTTAGCCGAATGGATTCCAGGTATTACTTGCCAAGAAGTGCGTTTTTATGTAGCACAGTGCTTTGCTGAAGTTTTTGGGGTGGAATTAGTGGAGTCGCAGCCTCAAGAATTTTTCCGGTCTGAGTAAATTCAGGTTGTAATTATGTAAGAAATACTATAGTAGTCCTATTTAAAATGTGAGACACTTATGAAAGTAGAGCGTATTTAGTAGTATCAAAATAACTATTTAACTACGGCTCTTAAAGCTAAAATCTGATTATTTACAAATTTCCATACTAAATTTATACGGCACTCAAGCACAATTTTGCGCGTGAATTACTCAAATAATCTCCAGGTATATGCCCCTTCGTTAACGTCTTTGAGAGAACGTGATTGGACAGCTTTGATAGAACTATTTGATAGAGACGATGGTGATGAAATTGAAGCCGATATCAGTGGTAGTTTATTTTGGCTGATACCTGAACCTTGTTGGGAAGATGATCCCTTTGATTTCTTGCGCGAATACCTTTGAAGAGTGGGGAGTGAATAGTTAGGAGTGATGAGTTTAAAAGAAGTCTTGAATTTATAACTCGTAACTCCTAACTATCTATCGTTAAGGCGACTGAGGAAAATACGTAGGCGATCGCTTTGGGGATTGGTCAGTACTTCGTAAGCTGGGCCTTGTTCTGTCACAATTCCTTTGTCTAAAAATATCACCTGATGGGCTACTTCTTTTGCAAATTGCATTTCATGGGTGACAACCACCATTGTCATCCCTTCTGCTGCTAATTGTTGCATCACTTGCAAAACCTCGCCAACGAGTTCGGGATCTAGGGCGCTGGTGGGTTCATCAAATAGCATGATTTGGGGATTCATACATAAGCTACGGGCGATCGCTACTCGTTGCTTTTGTCCGCCAGAAAGTTGTTCGGGATAAGTAGATGCTTTGTCATGTAAGCCGACTTTTTCTAAATATAATCTCGCTAGTTGGGCGCTTTCTTTCGGTGTTTTACCCAAAACTTTCCGAGGAGCGAGTGTCATATTTTCTAGGACGCTGAGATGAGGAAATAGGTTAAACTGTTGAAAAACCATACCTACTTGTGTCCGTAGTTGCCGCAGTTGACTATAGTTGACAGTAGGACGAGATAAGTTGATACCGTTGATTATTAAACGCCCGTTGTCAATGGTTTCTAGGCGATTAAAGCAGCGTAATAGGGTACTTTTACCACAGCCGGAAGAACCGATAACTGCAACGACTTCTCCTCGGTTGATTTCGCCGGTGATTCCTTTAAGGACTTTGAGGGAACCAAAGTTTTTTTCAATATTGTCAAAAATAATGGCGGTCATGGTATTGTTGATTACTTATGTCAAACAATTTGGGATTAATCACGACCACAAGAGTACTGGGCTGGTCATAGCGCTGTGTCTCGTAAGTAATAACATATTTGTTTATATTAGGACTCCTATTTGGTTTTTGAACAAAATTAAGTATTGTAGGGGAGCCAGTGCGTTGCGGTGAATCCATCGCTGTAGGCGGGTTTCCCAACCTAGGCTACTGGTGAACTCGAAGGGGGGTTCCCTCCGTTGTAGCAACTGGCGTTGTGTTATAACGAAGTTCGTAACGTACCATTATCAAGGGTTTGGTGCCGTACTCTCCGCGATCACACCCTACGGATATTTTCTCCAAATCAAACCGGATTCCTATATATACAGGACTAGCCCTTTCAAGGTGACTCGAAAAATTTCTTTTTTCTCTCCGTGTTCTCTGCGCCTCTGCGGTTCAAAAGTAATTTATTTAACCACAGAGGCAATAGAGTTGCCAGTGCGCCCTTGCGGTTCCCCGACTTCAACTGGTGCGACACAGAGATAAGAGGTAATAAAGGGAATTTTTTAAGCAAAATTTTTACCCACCTTGAAAGGGCTAGTTTCAGACCACTAGGCTAACTTTGAGCATCCAGCGCGTTAAGTAGCTTGACTTCATCAGCAAAATTAGCCCATCGGACAAAGTGAAATGGGCCGGCAATCGAACCCCACAGACGTTCATCAGTGTCTAAATCCCTTCCCCGGTCGAGGCTGAAAAATTCTTTAGCGTCAATCTCAAATTCGTTATCTAGATAAGTATTTTTGCCGTCACGAACCACAATGCAGCCTTTACCAGGTTCAACCCTGCCTTTAAAGCTCTTACCTGTCCACTCTACGACCATGTTGCAACCTGACATTTTTTCCAATTGGTCAACGGATAAATCTTTTAAACGTTCAGGTTCACGAGATGCACCGTAAAATTTTTGTTCTTCTTTAAGGGTGTAGTGTTCAATAATAATGTGGTTTTCTGTCGGAATCAACTTCATTACCCGCATTCGGTAGGGTTGATTGAGCATGAAATCATAAGCTTGTTCGAGAAACAAACTTACTCCTGAGAACAATTCCCAGGGAAGGGGACGGATACACACCCGAATGTGGGCATAAAAAGGCGGATTTTCAAAAGCTTGTTCTTGATTACTAAAATCAGCTGCCATCCATTGGGCTAAGGTAGCAATATCAGTAGAATGAGTCACGTCGCTTTGCTCCGAATTAAAAATTCAAAATAAATAATCCCTAAATTCCTCTTTAAGCTGCTTACTCCGTGTACTCTGCGTCTGGAGTGGTTAAATGAATTATTTTTACACCGCAGAGGCACAAAGAACACAGAGAAAAAACAATTTTATTTTACGAGTCATTTTGAAAGGGCTGGTTCTAGATATTACGATCGCTTGTATTTCCAGGCTGCTTAAAATCCCATTGCTTCAGCGACTGCGCCCAATTCGGCTGCAATCCCCTGTTTAAATTGACTGTGATTGTGTTTAATGGCTGTATCTGGGTCTTTAAGACCATTGCCTGTGAGGACACAAACTACTGTCGCCCCTGTCGGAATTTGGTCTCTCACCTGTAATAAACCGGCTACAGAGGCGGCGCTAGCAGGTTCGCAGAAGATCCCTTCTGATGATGCTAAAAGTCGATAGGCATCAAGAATTTCTGCATCGGTAACGGCATGGAAATTTCCCTGACTTGCGGTTTGGGCTGCGATCGCTAATTCCCAGCTAGCGGGGTTGCCAATGCGAATTGCTGTTGCGAGGGTTTCGGGATGCGCTACGGGCTGACCATGTACTAATGGGGCTGCACCTGCGGCTTGGAATCCCATCATTCGGGGTAAGCGATCGCACTTTCCATCTTGATGATATTGACAAAACCCCATCCAATATGCTGTGATGTTTCCCGCATTACCTACGGGAATACATAGCCAGTCTGGGGCATCACCCAGCGCATCGACGATTTCAAAAGCTCCTGTTTTCTGCCCTTCTAGGCGGTAGGGATTGACCGAATTCACCAATGTTACCGGATAGCTTTCGGCCATTTCGCGGACAATTTCTAGCGCTTGGTCAAAATTCCCTTTAATTGCCAATACTTCTGCACCGTAAAGTAATGCTTGGGCTAACTTGCCCAGCGCCACATAACCGTCGGGAATTAATACAAAGGCATTCATCCCCCCACGTCTGGCATAAGCGGCGGCGGCGGCTGAGGTGTTACCCGTGCTGGCACAAATTACTGCTTTTGCTCCTGCTTCCTTGGCCTTGGAAATTGCCATAGTCATCCCCCGGTCTTTGAAGCTACCGGTAGGGTTCAGACCGTCGTATTTTACAAAAACTCTTACTTGTCTGCCAATACGTTCTGCGATCGCTGGCACTGGTATTAGAGGTGTGTTACCCTCCAACAAAGTAACAATCGGTGTTTTTTCGCTGACAGGCAAGTATTGGCGATAGGCTTCTATCAGTCCGGGCCAGGGTTGGCGATGAGATACAGCAGCAGACAGGCTCAAAGTCACGGGATTTAAAATTTCTTAATGTAAGGATTGGATATTTAGAAAGAGTGGCAAATGGAAGCGCCGGATGGGGAAGAGGAAAAAGCTAAATTCTTTTCCACTTCCCAGATCCTTAAATTCCGAAAGAATATTACTTAAGAATATGATTTTTTGGGTTGCAGGTGTTTCACTTGCCATTTTTATTTAGAATATCTGTCTATCTTAACCGTCATGGCCACCTTCTATTCAACAAATTGCCCGACATATTTTCATAATTTAGCGGAATTCTTGATGTAGTCTAAATATAATTCGTGCGTAAATTCCCTTAAGAATGTTACTATAATTCATACACTCATCAAAGATTGCTAAGTACTGTCCAGCGAAGGGAAGCGTTGCACATTTGGGTAGCTGTTTTCTTTGGAACACAGCTATTGCGATCGCAGTCTCTTATCATTGAACCCAAAACCCATTAGAGTAATTGATGAGAAATATACAATGTTTTAATAAAGCTTAAAAGAGCATTATTATAATATTTCTAATGGTGTGAGTTAAATTGTGGATTTAATTAACGATGCCTACTTGTTTATCTAGTGTTTCCGATCTCGAGTCCCAGGCTAACTGGGTCAGTAAGTTGACCAAGTCTTATTATCAAGACGATCAGCAAGCTAAGTTTATGCATTTACAAGCAGAGGTAGACTCTCTGTTGCAGCAGTTAGAAAACCTGAAGAATCAACGTCTAGCCGAAAATAACCAAAAAGAATAAGACAATTTTGGATTTTGGATTTTGGATTTTGGATTGACCCCACGGATAAATCCGTGGGCTAAAATCCTTGTATAAAAACGTCTTTAAACTTTGAATTTTGTCGGCTGCCTTCCCGGAGGCTATTTTGAGTTGCTAAGAAAGGGGGTGCTATTCAAAGCGCTGATTTTTCTCTGACCAGCGCTTCAAAGTGTAGTTATGAGCATTTTCTACTAATAAAGCTAAGGATTGCACGTCTGAAAGCTTGGCGATCGCAGAAAGTCTTTGTAAGTCATTTCCTGTAAAATCATTGTAAATGACTTGATTGCGATCGGACAAAATTATAGTCCGGTCGCGGCGTTCCTCTGTGTTTTGCACCTGATTTTCGGTTGGAGACTGATTCAAAGATGCTATGGCTGCTGCGGAGATAGTCAGTATTATTTCTGGTTTAGCGTTATTTGTTAAATCAATCACTTGAACTGGCCAATCACCCAATTTTCCCTGCATTTCCTCAAAGCTAGGAATAGCACCAGCCGCAAGTTCACCAGATTGCTGTAAAGATTGCCACAGACTCGATAATATTACCTTCACCCCTTGGGGATTTTGTTGATACAGTTGTTGTAGAGTGATGGGAGATGGTTGTACCCATTCCAATGCTGCATTTGTCAGCGCCAAAGGTTTGGGTTGGAGAACATCGTTTTGATTCTCTGGAATTTTTGGCCCAGCAGCTAATAGGCGCAAAGCTTTACCCTGTAGTTGCACCGCTTTGATAGCAGCTATAGTAATTTGTTGTTCTCCATTTGGCAACCAGACTATAATCTGGATTTCCGGGTCAGAAGTGATTCCCAAAGTTTTCCAGAAAAATTTGGCGGCATCGGTTTTTGGTGGGGTCAAATTCTCAAAGGGCGAATTTAGCCAGCTTTTACCGTCATTAAATGCACTTACCTCTACCTGATACCAAACTTGATTATCTGTGAGTTTTAAGTCTGCTGGAGAATTTAGTTGCAGCCATTCGGTGCTAGTAACTTGAGTAATTGCTTGCACCGTCCCAACAATCTGACTAGGGTGACTAGAGGATATCTGCGAATTTGCACCCTCACTATTGAGTCTTGCTAACAGACCTTGAATATAGGCAAGATTATCTTTGGTAATTTTTGGTTGCGTCTTCAACCAGGAATTAGCATGTTCTTCTCCTCGCTGAACTGCTAAAATCAAAGCGAACCAAGCTTGCACGTCTAGTCTATTTGGGTTCACCCGCAATGCTGCCGTAGTGCGATTCCACAACCGATTTTTATCAGCTTTGAGTAGAGTAGCAACCTCTTTGACATTATGTGGCGACGCTTCAAACACCTGTAAAGCTTTCCCCCAGCGACCATCAATCAAATCTGCTAGCACTTCTTGACTAGGACTCGCCCAATTTTTATCGGCTTGAGTTTTAGTAAATTGGGAATGCAAGCGAATCAAATCCATTTGTGCTTGCGCCGCTTGTGAAAAAACTTCTTTGTGCTGCTTCTTGATGAATTTCAACCATTCAAAAGCAGGTGTCCACAGTCCACTACGGGCAATTGCTAGGGCATTTTGGTATGCAGAATCCTTAAAGCTTGGTGATTTGAGGGTAATTGCCTCCAATTCAATTGGTTTGAAAAATAATTTGAGAGGCTTGACTTGGTAAACCTGTAAATTCGGTTCTAAACCTACTGTTTGATCGACAACTAACTCTTTTGTAGCATTACCAGTTACCTGTTGCCATTTGGGTAATTGTCCGTTGAGACTTCTCCAAAACAACATTTGTAGTAAATTGGTGCGTTCGGGATTGTAGTATACAATATTACCGTAAGTGATTGTACTGCTTCCTTGTTGACGCTTACCCCACAAATTAAACCAAACCCCTGGTGATGGTGTGCCACCCTCAAAGCGTTGTACTTCAGTTAAAGGTAGAGAAATGCTGATATCTTGAGGTTCTGATGTTCCATCAAGTGAGGAAGAAATCACAAAGGATTCTTCTGGCCCAGTTACAGGTAATTGAGTCGTTAGATAGTAATAATTTTCTGACTGAGATTTAAACTCTAACTCTTTTGATAGCTCGTAAACCCTGAGTTCTACAAGTTCTTGACAATCAGATTGACAATTAGCACGCTGTTGAAAAACTGGTAGTAAAAACGAGTTTTTCCCATCCTGATATAAAGGCAGAGTTTCCCCAAATATTTGGTTTTTTTGACTCAAATTGAGTTGGATTTGTTTGAGGGTTTGGGGGCGTTCGTGCTTGCCAAGGGGGATTTGTGCCCATGTAGGTAAAATTTTATTTAGCCAGCTTACCTGGTCTGGATTGAAGATGAAGAGAACACTAATCCAGGCAAAAGCCATAATTAGACTAGCACTACTCAACAGAATTGCGTAGCTTGCCACTGTAGGCATCGCTAGATTTCCCCGTTTGAGCTTTTTCTGAGGTTTTTTAGCGACGCGCTTCATACCTGCATGGGGCTTATTTTGTTTCGAGGCTTTTGGTGTCAGCTTGCGTGAACGATTTGCCATAGATTGGGAATTAGAAATTGAATTGGGGATTGAGAAAACTCTTTCCTAGTTCCCAGTACCTAGTCCCCAGC
This genomic interval from Nostoc sp. KVJ3 contains the following:
- a CDS encoding chromophore lyase CpcT/CpeT; this translates as MTHSTDIATLAQWMAADFSNQEQAFENPPFYAHIRVCIRPLPWELFSGVSLFLEQAYDFMLNQPYRMRVMKLIPTENHIIIEHYTLKEEQKFYGASREPERLKDLSVDQLEKMSGCNMVVEWTGKSFKGRVEPGKGCIVVRDGKNTYLDNEFEIDAKEFFSLDRGRDLDTDERLWGSIAGPFHFVRWANFADEVKLLNALDAQS
- a CDS encoding amino acid ABC transporter ATP-binding protein, with the translated sequence MTAIIFDNIEKNFGSLKVLKGITGEINRGEVVAVIGSSGCGKSTLLRCFNRLETIDNGRLIINGINLSRPTVNYSQLRQLRTQVGMVFQQFNLFPHLSVLENMTLAPRKVLGKTPKESAQLARLYLEKVGLHDKASTYPEQLSGGQKQRVAIARSLCMNPQIMLFDEPTSALDPELVGEVLQVMQQLAAEGMTMVVVTHEMQFAKEVAHQVIFLDKGIVTEQGPAYEVLTNPQSDRLRIFLSRLNDR
- the thrC gene encoding threonine synthase: MTLSLSAAVSHRQPWPGLIEAYRQYLPVSEKTPIVTLLEGNTPLIPVPAIAERIGRQVRVFVKYDGLNPTGSFKDRGMTMAISKAKEAGAKAVICASTGNTSAAAAAYARRGGMNAFVLIPDGYVALGKLAQALLYGAEVLAIKGNFDQALEIVREMAESYPVTLVNSVNPYRLEGQKTGAFEIVDALGDAPDWLCIPVGNAGNITAYWMGFCQYHQDGKCDRLPRMMGFQAAGAAPLVHGQPVAHPETLATAIRIGNPASWELAIAAQTASQGNFHAVTDAEILDAYRLLASSEGIFCEPASAASVAGLLQVRDQIPTGATVVCVLTGNGLKDPDTAIKHNHSQFKQGIAAELGAVAEAMGF
- the lipB gene encoding lipoyl(octanoyl) transferase LipB, encoding MEPHKNRCLLYNQGLMPYLDAHGWQRSLLTKRIHDPGLDDVLILLEHPPVYTLGQGSNSDFLKFDIDKSQYNVHRIERGGEVTYHCPGQLVGYPILNLQRYRKDLHWYLRQLEEVIIRVLAIYRLQGERIPAFTGVWLQGRKVAAIGIKVSRWITMHGFALNVCPDMTGFERIVPCGISDKPVGSLAEWIPGITCQEVRFYVAQCFAEVFGVELVESQPQEFFRSE